Proteins from a single region of Pithys albifrons albifrons isolate INPA30051 chromosome 10, PitAlb_v1, whole genome shotgun sequence:
- the FUBP1 gene encoding far upstream element-binding protein 1 isoform X2 has product MADYSTVPPPAAGAPGGGGGGAGGVNDAFKDALQRARQIAAKIGGDAGTAMNSNDYGYGGQKRPLEDGDGSWTSPSSTTHWEGMPSPFKDQPDAKKVAPQNDSFGNQLPPPPPMHQQQRSVMTEEYKVPDGMVGFIIGRGGEQISRIQQESGCKIQIAPDSGGLPERSCMLTGTPESVQSAKRLLDQIVEKGRPAPGFHHNDGPGNAVQEIMIPASKAGLVIGKGGETIKQLQERAGVKMVMIQDGPQNTGADKPLRITGDPYKVQQAKEMVLELIRDQGGFREVRNEYGSRIGGNEGIDVPIPRFAVGIVIGRNGEMIKKIQNDAGVRIQFKPDDGTTPDRIAQITGPPDRCQHAAEIITDLLRSVQAGNPGGPGPGGRGRGRGQGNWNMGPPGGLQEFNFIVPTGKTGLIIGKGGETIKSISQQSGARIELQRNPPPNADPNMKMFTIRGTPQQIDYARQLIEEKIGGPVNPLGPPVPHGPHGVVPGPHGPPGPPGPGAPMGPYNPAPYNPGPPGPAPHGPPAPYAPQGWGNAYPHWQPPNPPDPGKPGTDPNSAAWAAYYAHYYQQQAQPPPAAPPGGPPTTQTNGQGDQPNPAPAGQVDYTKAWEEYYKKMGQAVPAPAGAPPGGQPDYSAAWAEYYRQQAAYYAQTSPQGMPQHPPAPQCLPRPSTLGSAAKKQQTFNHH; this is encoded by the exons ATGGCGGACTATTCCACGGTGCCCCCTCCTGCCGCAGGCGCGCCCGGGGGAGGCGGCGGTGGGGCCGGAGGAGTGAACGATGCCTTTAAAGACGCGCTGCAGAGGGCTAGGCAG ATTGCAGCGAAAATAGGAGGAGATGCTGGCACAGCAATGAACTCAAACGACTACGGTTATGGAGGACAGAAAAGACCTCTTGAGGATGGAG ATGGCTCTTGGACAAGTCCGAGCAGTACAACACACTGGGAGGGAATGCCCTCTCCTTTTAAAG ATCAACCAGATGCTAAGAAAGTTGCTCCTCAGAATGACt CTTTTGGAAATCAgctaccaccaccaccaccaatgCATCAGCAACAAAG GTCTGTGATGACAGAGGAGTATAAAGTTCCGGATGGGATGGTTGGATTCA taATTGGCAGAGGTGGAGAGCAGATCTCCCGCATACAGCAAGAGTCTGGCTGTAAAATACAGATTGCACCTG ATAGTGGAGGCCTGCCCGAAAGGTCATGTATGTTAACTGGAACACCAGAGTCTGTTCA atcAGCAAAAAGATTACTTGATCAGATAGTTGAAAAGGGACGACCTGCACCTGGATTTCATCATAATGATGGACCCGGAAATGCAGTCCAAGAAATTATGATTCCAGCAAGTAAAGCGGGATTGGTTATTGGGAAAGGTGGAGAGACAATTAAACAATTGCAG GAGCGAGCAGGTGTCAAAATGGTCATGATTCAAGATGGTCCACAGAACACAGGTGCAGACAAGCCCCTTAGGATAACTGGAGACCCTTACAAAGTTCAA CAAGCCAAGGAAATGGTGCTGGAGTTAATTCGTGATCAAGGTGGCTTTAGAGAGGTGCGCAACGAATATGGGTCAAGAATAGGAGGAAATGAAGGGATAGAC gttCCAATACCACGATTTGCTGTAGGTATTGTAATTGGAAGAAATGGAGAGatgataaaaaaaatacagaatgatGCTGGTGTTAGGATCCAGTTTAAACCAG ATGATGGAACAACTCCAGATAGAATAGCCCAGATCACAGGGCCTCCTGACAGATGTCAGCATGCTGCAGAAATTATTACAGATCTCCTTCGCAGTGTTCAG GCTGGTAACCCTGGTGGGCCAGGACCTGGTGGTCGAGGAAGGGGTAGAGGCCAAGGCAACTGGAACATGGGGCCTCCTGGTGGATTACAGGAGTTCAATTTTATTGTCCCTACTGGCAAAACTGGACTAATCATTGGCAAAG GTGGTGAAACTATTAAAAGTATAAGCCAGCAGTCTGGTGCTAGAATAGAACTTCAGAGAAATCCTCCACCTAATGCGGATCCAAACATGAAGATGTTCACTATCCGTGGAACACCCCAGCAAATAGATTATGCGCGACAACTTATAGAAGAAAAGATTGGA GGTCCAGTGAATCCATTGGGTCCGCCTGTCCCCCATGGACCCCATGGTGTTGTTCCTGGCCCACATGGACCTCCTGGACCACCAGGTCCTGGTGCTCCCATGGGACCATACAATCCAGCTCCTTATAATCCGGGGCCTCCCGGCCCTGCACCTCA TGGTCCTCCAGCTCCATATGCTCCACAAGGATGGGGAAATGCTTATCCACACTGGCAGCCGCCAAACCCACCAGATCCAG GTAAGCCAGGAACAGATCCCAATTCAGCAGCGTGGGCAGCTTATTATGCTCACTATTATCAGCAGCAAGCACAgccaccacctgcagcccctcctggtgGACCACCTACAACCCAAACTAACGGACAAG GAGATCAGCCAAATCCAGCACCAGCAGGGCAGGTTGACTATACCAAGGCCTGGGAGGAGTACTACAAAAAAATGG GTCaagctgttcctgcccctgccgGGGCTCCTCCGGGCGGTCAGCCAGATTACAGTGCAGCATGGGCTGAGTACTACAGGCAGCAGGCAGCATATTACGCCCAGACAAGTCCACAGGGAATGCCACAACATCCTCCAGCACCACAG TGCCTTCCCAGACCTTCCACCTTAGGTTCTGCTGCAAAAAAGCAACAG
- the FUBP1 gene encoding far upstream element-binding protein 1 isoform X7, whose translation MADYSTVPPPAAGAPGGGGGGAGGVNDAFKDALQRARQIAAKIGGDAGTAMNSNDYGYGGQKRPLEDGDGSWTSPSSTTHWEGMPSPFKDQPDAKKVAPQNDSFGNQLPPPPPMHQQQRSVMTEEYKVPDGMVGFIIGRGGEQISRIQQESGCKIQIAPDSGGLPERSCMLTGTPESVQSAKRLLDQIVEKGRPAPGFHHNDGPGNAVQEIMIPASKAGLVIGKGGETIKQLQERAGVKMVMIQDGPQNTGADKPLRITGDPYKVQQAKEMVLELIRDQGGFREVRNEYGSRIGGNEGIDVPIPRFAVGIVIGRNGEMIKKIQNDAGVRIQFKPDDGTTPDRIAQITGPPDRCQHAAEIITDLLRSVQAGNPGGPGPGGRGRGRGQGNWNMGPPGGLQEFNFIVPTGKTGLIIGKGGETIKSISQQSGARIELQRNPPPNADPNMKMFTIRGTPQQIDYARQLIEEKIGGPVNPLGPPVPHGPHGVVPGPHGPPGPPGPGAPMGPYNPAPYNPGPPGPAPHGPPAPYAPQGWGNAYPHWQPPNPPDPGKPGTDPNSAAWAAYYAHYYQQQAQPPPAAPPGGPPTTQTNGQGDQPNPAPAGQVDYTKAWEEYYKKMGQAVPAPAGAPPGGQPDYSAAWAEYYRQQAAYYAQTSPQGMPQHPPAPQTFNHH comes from the exons ATGGCGGACTATTCCACGGTGCCCCCTCCTGCCGCAGGCGCGCCCGGGGGAGGCGGCGGTGGGGCCGGAGGAGTGAACGATGCCTTTAAAGACGCGCTGCAGAGGGCTAGGCAG ATTGCAGCGAAAATAGGAGGAGATGCTGGCACAGCAATGAACTCAAACGACTACGGTTATGGAGGACAGAAAAGACCTCTTGAGGATGGAG ATGGCTCTTGGACAAGTCCGAGCAGTACAACACACTGGGAGGGAATGCCCTCTCCTTTTAAAG ATCAACCAGATGCTAAGAAAGTTGCTCCTCAGAATGACt CTTTTGGAAATCAgctaccaccaccaccaccaatgCATCAGCAACAAAG GTCTGTGATGACAGAGGAGTATAAAGTTCCGGATGGGATGGTTGGATTCA taATTGGCAGAGGTGGAGAGCAGATCTCCCGCATACAGCAAGAGTCTGGCTGTAAAATACAGATTGCACCTG ATAGTGGAGGCCTGCCCGAAAGGTCATGTATGTTAACTGGAACACCAGAGTCTGTTCA atcAGCAAAAAGATTACTTGATCAGATAGTTGAAAAGGGACGACCTGCACCTGGATTTCATCATAATGATGGACCCGGAAATGCAGTCCAAGAAATTATGATTCCAGCAAGTAAAGCGGGATTGGTTATTGGGAAAGGTGGAGAGACAATTAAACAATTGCAG GAGCGAGCAGGTGTCAAAATGGTCATGATTCAAGATGGTCCACAGAACACAGGTGCAGACAAGCCCCTTAGGATAACTGGAGACCCTTACAAAGTTCAA CAAGCCAAGGAAATGGTGCTGGAGTTAATTCGTGATCAAGGTGGCTTTAGAGAGGTGCGCAACGAATATGGGTCAAGAATAGGAGGAAATGAAGGGATAGAC gttCCAATACCACGATTTGCTGTAGGTATTGTAATTGGAAGAAATGGAGAGatgataaaaaaaatacagaatgatGCTGGTGTTAGGATCCAGTTTAAACCAG ATGATGGAACAACTCCAGATAGAATAGCCCAGATCACAGGGCCTCCTGACAGATGTCAGCATGCTGCAGAAATTATTACAGATCTCCTTCGCAGTGTTCAG GCTGGTAACCCTGGTGGGCCAGGACCTGGTGGTCGAGGAAGGGGTAGAGGCCAAGGCAACTGGAACATGGGGCCTCCTGGTGGATTACAGGAGTTCAATTTTATTGTCCCTACTGGCAAAACTGGACTAATCATTGGCAAAG GTGGTGAAACTATTAAAAGTATAAGCCAGCAGTCTGGTGCTAGAATAGAACTTCAGAGAAATCCTCCACCTAATGCGGATCCAAACATGAAGATGTTCACTATCCGTGGAACACCCCAGCAAATAGATTATGCGCGACAACTTATAGAAGAAAAGATTGGA GGTCCAGTGAATCCATTGGGTCCGCCTGTCCCCCATGGACCCCATGGTGTTGTTCCTGGCCCACATGGACCTCCTGGACCACCAGGTCCTGGTGCTCCCATGGGACCATACAATCCAGCTCCTTATAATCCGGGGCCTCCCGGCCCTGCACCTCA TGGTCCTCCAGCTCCATATGCTCCACAAGGATGGGGAAATGCTTATCCACACTGGCAGCCGCCAAACCCACCAGATCCAG GTAAGCCAGGAACAGATCCCAATTCAGCAGCGTGGGCAGCTTATTATGCTCACTATTATCAGCAGCAAGCACAgccaccacctgcagcccctcctggtgGACCACCTACAACCCAAACTAACGGACAAG GAGATCAGCCAAATCCAGCACCAGCAGGGCAGGTTGACTATACCAAGGCCTGGGAGGAGTACTACAAAAAAATGG GTCaagctgttcctgcccctgccgGGGCTCCTCCGGGCGGTCAGCCAGATTACAGTGCAGCATGGGCTGAGTACTACAGGCAGCAGGCAGCATATTACGCCCAGACAAGTCCACAGGGAATGCCACAACATCCTCCAGCACCACAG
- the FUBP1 gene encoding far upstream element-binding protein 1 isoform X3 — MADYSTVPPPAAGAPGGGGGGAGGVNDAFKDALQRARQIAAKIGGDAGTAMNSNDYGYGGQKRPLEDGDGSWTSPSSTTHWEGMPSPFKDQPDAKKVAPQNDSFGNQLPPPPPMHQQQRSVMTEEYKVPDGMVGFIIGRGGEQISRIQQESGCKIQIAPDSGGLPERSCMLTGTPESVQSAKRLLDQIVEKGRPAPGFHHNDGPGNAVQEIMIPASKAGLVIGKGGETIKQLQERAGVKMVMIQDGPQNTGADKPLRITGDPYKVQQAKEMVLELIRDQGGFREVRNEYGSRIGGNEGIDVPIPRFAVGIVIGRNGEMIKKIQNDAGVRIQFKPDDGTTPDRIAQITGPPDRCQHAAEIITDLLRSVQAGNPGGPGPGGRGRGRGQGNWNMGPPGGLQEFNFIVPTGKTGLIIGKGGETIKSISQQSGARIELQRNPPPNADPNMKMFTIRGTPQQIDYARQLIEEKIGGPVNPLGPPVPHGPHGVVPGPHGPPGPPGPGAPMGPYNPAPYNPGPPGPAPHGPPAPYAPQGWGNAYPHWQPPNPPDPGKPGTDPNSAAWAAYYAHYYQQQAQPPPAAPPGGPPTTQTNGQGDQPNPAPAGQVDYTKAWEEYYKKMGQAVPAPAGAPPGGQPDYSAAWAEYYRQQAAYYAQTSPQGMPQHPPAPQCLPRPSTLGSAAKKQQC, encoded by the exons ATGGCGGACTATTCCACGGTGCCCCCTCCTGCCGCAGGCGCGCCCGGGGGAGGCGGCGGTGGGGCCGGAGGAGTGAACGATGCCTTTAAAGACGCGCTGCAGAGGGCTAGGCAG ATTGCAGCGAAAATAGGAGGAGATGCTGGCACAGCAATGAACTCAAACGACTACGGTTATGGAGGACAGAAAAGACCTCTTGAGGATGGAG ATGGCTCTTGGACAAGTCCGAGCAGTACAACACACTGGGAGGGAATGCCCTCTCCTTTTAAAG ATCAACCAGATGCTAAGAAAGTTGCTCCTCAGAATGACt CTTTTGGAAATCAgctaccaccaccaccaccaatgCATCAGCAACAAAG GTCTGTGATGACAGAGGAGTATAAAGTTCCGGATGGGATGGTTGGATTCA taATTGGCAGAGGTGGAGAGCAGATCTCCCGCATACAGCAAGAGTCTGGCTGTAAAATACAGATTGCACCTG ATAGTGGAGGCCTGCCCGAAAGGTCATGTATGTTAACTGGAACACCAGAGTCTGTTCA atcAGCAAAAAGATTACTTGATCAGATAGTTGAAAAGGGACGACCTGCACCTGGATTTCATCATAATGATGGACCCGGAAATGCAGTCCAAGAAATTATGATTCCAGCAAGTAAAGCGGGATTGGTTATTGGGAAAGGTGGAGAGACAATTAAACAATTGCAG GAGCGAGCAGGTGTCAAAATGGTCATGATTCAAGATGGTCCACAGAACACAGGTGCAGACAAGCCCCTTAGGATAACTGGAGACCCTTACAAAGTTCAA CAAGCCAAGGAAATGGTGCTGGAGTTAATTCGTGATCAAGGTGGCTTTAGAGAGGTGCGCAACGAATATGGGTCAAGAATAGGAGGAAATGAAGGGATAGAC gttCCAATACCACGATTTGCTGTAGGTATTGTAATTGGAAGAAATGGAGAGatgataaaaaaaatacagaatgatGCTGGTGTTAGGATCCAGTTTAAACCAG ATGATGGAACAACTCCAGATAGAATAGCCCAGATCACAGGGCCTCCTGACAGATGTCAGCATGCTGCAGAAATTATTACAGATCTCCTTCGCAGTGTTCAG GCTGGTAACCCTGGTGGGCCAGGACCTGGTGGTCGAGGAAGGGGTAGAGGCCAAGGCAACTGGAACATGGGGCCTCCTGGTGGATTACAGGAGTTCAATTTTATTGTCCCTACTGGCAAAACTGGACTAATCATTGGCAAAG GTGGTGAAACTATTAAAAGTATAAGCCAGCAGTCTGGTGCTAGAATAGAACTTCAGAGAAATCCTCCACCTAATGCGGATCCAAACATGAAGATGTTCACTATCCGTGGAACACCCCAGCAAATAGATTATGCGCGACAACTTATAGAAGAAAAGATTGGA GGTCCAGTGAATCCATTGGGTCCGCCTGTCCCCCATGGACCCCATGGTGTTGTTCCTGGCCCACATGGACCTCCTGGACCACCAGGTCCTGGTGCTCCCATGGGACCATACAATCCAGCTCCTTATAATCCGGGGCCTCCCGGCCCTGCACCTCA TGGTCCTCCAGCTCCATATGCTCCACAAGGATGGGGAAATGCTTATCCACACTGGCAGCCGCCAAACCCACCAGATCCAG GTAAGCCAGGAACAGATCCCAATTCAGCAGCGTGGGCAGCTTATTATGCTCACTATTATCAGCAGCAAGCACAgccaccacctgcagcccctcctggtgGACCACCTACAACCCAAACTAACGGACAAG GAGATCAGCCAAATCCAGCACCAGCAGGGCAGGTTGACTATACCAAGGCCTGGGAGGAGTACTACAAAAAAATGG GTCaagctgttcctgcccctgccgGGGCTCCTCCGGGCGGTCAGCCAGATTACAGTGCAGCATGGGCTGAGTACTACAGGCAGCAGGCAGCATATTACGCCCAGACAAGTCCACAGGGAATGCCACAACATCCTCCAGCACCACAG TGCCTTCCCAGACCTTCCACCTTAGGTTCTGCTGCAAAAAAGCAACAG TGCTGA
- the FUBP1 gene encoding far upstream element-binding protein 1 isoform X4: protein MADYSTVPPPAAGAPGGGGGGAGGVNDAFKDALQRARQIAAKIGGDAGTAMNSNDYGYGGQKRPLEDGDGSWTSPSSTTHWEGMPSPFKDQPDAKKVAPQNDSFGNQLPPPPPMHQQQRSVMTEEYKVPDGMVGFIIGRGGEQISRIQQESGCKIQIAPDSGGLPERSCMLTGTPESVQSAKRLLDQIVEKGRPAPGFHHNDGPGNAVQEIMIPASKAGLVIGKGGETIKQLQERAGVKMVMIQDGPQNTGADKPLRITGDPYKVQQAKEMVLELIRDQGGFREVPIPRFAVGIVIGRNGEMIKKIQNDAGVRIQFKPDDGTTPDRIAQITGPPDRCQHAAEIITDLLRSVQAGNPGGPGPGGRGRGRGQGNWNMGPPGGLQEFNFIVPTGKTGLIIGKGGETIKSISQQSGARIELQRNPPPNADPNMKMFTIRGTPQQIDYARQLIEEKIGGPVNPLGPPVPHGPHGVVPGPHGPPGPPGPGAPMGPYNPAPYNPGPPGPAPHGPPAPYAPQGWGNAYPHWQPPNPPDPGKPGTDPNSAAWAAYYAHYYQQQAQPPPAAPPGGPPTTQTNGQGDQPNPAPAGQVDYTKAWEEYYKKMGQAVPAPAGAPPGGQPDYSAAWAEYYRQQAAYYAQTSPQGMPQHPPAPQCLPRPSTLGSAAKKQQKLPVCKKKIGFKRQL from the exons ATGGCGGACTATTCCACGGTGCCCCCTCCTGCCGCAGGCGCGCCCGGGGGAGGCGGCGGTGGGGCCGGAGGAGTGAACGATGCCTTTAAAGACGCGCTGCAGAGGGCTAGGCAG ATTGCAGCGAAAATAGGAGGAGATGCTGGCACAGCAATGAACTCAAACGACTACGGTTATGGAGGACAGAAAAGACCTCTTGAGGATGGAG ATGGCTCTTGGACAAGTCCGAGCAGTACAACACACTGGGAGGGAATGCCCTCTCCTTTTAAAG ATCAACCAGATGCTAAGAAAGTTGCTCCTCAGAATGACt CTTTTGGAAATCAgctaccaccaccaccaccaatgCATCAGCAACAAAG GTCTGTGATGACAGAGGAGTATAAAGTTCCGGATGGGATGGTTGGATTCA taATTGGCAGAGGTGGAGAGCAGATCTCCCGCATACAGCAAGAGTCTGGCTGTAAAATACAGATTGCACCTG ATAGTGGAGGCCTGCCCGAAAGGTCATGTATGTTAACTGGAACACCAGAGTCTGTTCA atcAGCAAAAAGATTACTTGATCAGATAGTTGAAAAGGGACGACCTGCACCTGGATTTCATCATAATGATGGACCCGGAAATGCAGTCCAAGAAATTATGATTCCAGCAAGTAAAGCGGGATTGGTTATTGGGAAAGGTGGAGAGACAATTAAACAATTGCAG GAGCGAGCAGGTGTCAAAATGGTCATGATTCAAGATGGTCCACAGAACACAGGTGCAGACAAGCCCCTTAGGATAACTGGAGACCCTTACAAAGTTCAA CAAGCCAAGGAAATGGTGCTGGAGTTAATTCGTGATCAAGGTGGCTTTAGAGAG gttCCAATACCACGATTTGCTGTAGGTATTGTAATTGGAAGAAATGGAGAGatgataaaaaaaatacagaatgatGCTGGTGTTAGGATCCAGTTTAAACCAG ATGATGGAACAACTCCAGATAGAATAGCCCAGATCACAGGGCCTCCTGACAGATGTCAGCATGCTGCAGAAATTATTACAGATCTCCTTCGCAGTGTTCAG GCTGGTAACCCTGGTGGGCCAGGACCTGGTGGTCGAGGAAGGGGTAGAGGCCAAGGCAACTGGAACATGGGGCCTCCTGGTGGATTACAGGAGTTCAATTTTATTGTCCCTACTGGCAAAACTGGACTAATCATTGGCAAAG GTGGTGAAACTATTAAAAGTATAAGCCAGCAGTCTGGTGCTAGAATAGAACTTCAGAGAAATCCTCCACCTAATGCGGATCCAAACATGAAGATGTTCACTATCCGTGGAACACCCCAGCAAATAGATTATGCGCGACAACTTATAGAAGAAAAGATTGGA GGTCCAGTGAATCCATTGGGTCCGCCTGTCCCCCATGGACCCCATGGTGTTGTTCCTGGCCCACATGGACCTCCTGGACCACCAGGTCCTGGTGCTCCCATGGGACCATACAATCCAGCTCCTTATAATCCGGGGCCTCCCGGCCCTGCACCTCA TGGTCCTCCAGCTCCATATGCTCCACAAGGATGGGGAAATGCTTATCCACACTGGCAGCCGCCAAACCCACCAGATCCAG GTAAGCCAGGAACAGATCCCAATTCAGCAGCGTGGGCAGCTTATTATGCTCACTATTATCAGCAGCAAGCACAgccaccacctgcagcccctcctggtgGACCACCTACAACCCAAACTAACGGACAAG GAGATCAGCCAAATCCAGCACCAGCAGGGCAGGTTGACTATACCAAGGCCTGGGAGGAGTACTACAAAAAAATGG GTCaagctgttcctgcccctgccgGGGCTCCTCCGGGCGGTCAGCCAGATTACAGTGCAGCATGGGCTGAGTACTACAGGCAGCAGGCAGCATATTACGCCCAGACAAGTCCACAGGGAATGCCACAACATCCTCCAGCACCACAG TGCCTTCCCAGACCTTCCACCTTAGGTTCTGCTGCAAAAAAGCAACAG AAACTACCCGTGTGTAAAAAGAAGATTGGCTTTAAAAGGCAACTGTGA
- the FUBP1 gene encoding far upstream element-binding protein 1 isoform X5 has translation MADYSTVPPPAAGAPGGGGGGAGGVNDAFKDALQRARQIAAKIGGDAGTAMNSNDYGYGGQKRPLEDGDGSWTSPSSTTHWEGMPSPFKDQPDAKKVAPQNDSFGNQLPPPPPMHQQQRSVMTEEYKVPDGMVGFIIGRGGEQISRIQQESGCKIQIAPDSGGLPERSCMLTGTPESVQSAKRLLDQIVEKGRPAPGFHHNDGPGNAVQEIMIPASKAGLVIGKGGETIKQLQERAGVKMVMIQDGPQNTGADKPLRITGDPYKVQQAKEMVLELIRDQGGFREVRNEYGSRIGGNEGIDVPIPRFAVGIVIGRNGEMIKKIQNDAGVRIQFKPDDGTTPDRIAQITGPPDRCQHAAEIITDLLRSVQAGNPGGPGPGGRGRGRGQGNWNMGPPGGLQEFNFIVPTGKTGLIIGKGGETIKSISQQSGARIELQRNPPPNADPNMKMFTIRGTPQQIDYARQLIEEKIGGPVNPLGPPVPHGPHGVVPGPHGPPGPPGPGAPMGPYNPAPYNPGPPGPAPHGPPAPYAPQGWGNAYPHWQPPNPPDPGKPGTDPNSAAWAAYYAHYYQQQAQPPPAAPPGGPPTTQTNGQGDQPNPAPAGQVDYTKAWEEYYKKMGQAVPAPAGAPPGGQPDYSAAWAEYYRQQAAYYAQTSPQGMPQHPPAPQCRFDPASIELAL, from the exons ATGGCGGACTATTCCACGGTGCCCCCTCCTGCCGCAGGCGCGCCCGGGGGAGGCGGCGGTGGGGCCGGAGGAGTGAACGATGCCTTTAAAGACGCGCTGCAGAGGGCTAGGCAG ATTGCAGCGAAAATAGGAGGAGATGCTGGCACAGCAATGAACTCAAACGACTACGGTTATGGAGGACAGAAAAGACCTCTTGAGGATGGAG ATGGCTCTTGGACAAGTCCGAGCAGTACAACACACTGGGAGGGAATGCCCTCTCCTTTTAAAG ATCAACCAGATGCTAAGAAAGTTGCTCCTCAGAATGACt CTTTTGGAAATCAgctaccaccaccaccaccaatgCATCAGCAACAAAG GTCTGTGATGACAGAGGAGTATAAAGTTCCGGATGGGATGGTTGGATTCA taATTGGCAGAGGTGGAGAGCAGATCTCCCGCATACAGCAAGAGTCTGGCTGTAAAATACAGATTGCACCTG ATAGTGGAGGCCTGCCCGAAAGGTCATGTATGTTAACTGGAACACCAGAGTCTGTTCA atcAGCAAAAAGATTACTTGATCAGATAGTTGAAAAGGGACGACCTGCACCTGGATTTCATCATAATGATGGACCCGGAAATGCAGTCCAAGAAATTATGATTCCAGCAAGTAAAGCGGGATTGGTTATTGGGAAAGGTGGAGAGACAATTAAACAATTGCAG GAGCGAGCAGGTGTCAAAATGGTCATGATTCAAGATGGTCCACAGAACACAGGTGCAGACAAGCCCCTTAGGATAACTGGAGACCCTTACAAAGTTCAA CAAGCCAAGGAAATGGTGCTGGAGTTAATTCGTGATCAAGGTGGCTTTAGAGAGGTGCGCAACGAATATGGGTCAAGAATAGGAGGAAATGAAGGGATAGAC gttCCAATACCACGATTTGCTGTAGGTATTGTAATTGGAAGAAATGGAGAGatgataaaaaaaatacagaatgatGCTGGTGTTAGGATCCAGTTTAAACCAG ATGATGGAACAACTCCAGATAGAATAGCCCAGATCACAGGGCCTCCTGACAGATGTCAGCATGCTGCAGAAATTATTACAGATCTCCTTCGCAGTGTTCAG GCTGGTAACCCTGGTGGGCCAGGACCTGGTGGTCGAGGAAGGGGTAGAGGCCAAGGCAACTGGAACATGGGGCCTCCTGGTGGATTACAGGAGTTCAATTTTATTGTCCCTACTGGCAAAACTGGACTAATCATTGGCAAAG GTGGTGAAACTATTAAAAGTATAAGCCAGCAGTCTGGTGCTAGAATAGAACTTCAGAGAAATCCTCCACCTAATGCGGATCCAAACATGAAGATGTTCACTATCCGTGGAACACCCCAGCAAATAGATTATGCGCGACAACTTATAGAAGAAAAGATTGGA GGTCCAGTGAATCCATTGGGTCCGCCTGTCCCCCATGGACCCCATGGTGTTGTTCCTGGCCCACATGGACCTCCTGGACCACCAGGTCCTGGTGCTCCCATGGGACCATACAATCCAGCTCCTTATAATCCGGGGCCTCCCGGCCCTGCACCTCA TGGTCCTCCAGCTCCATATGCTCCACAAGGATGGGGAAATGCTTATCCACACTGGCAGCCGCCAAACCCACCAGATCCAG GTAAGCCAGGAACAGATCCCAATTCAGCAGCGTGGGCAGCTTATTATGCTCACTATTATCAGCAGCAAGCACAgccaccacctgcagcccctcctggtgGACCACCTACAACCCAAACTAACGGACAAG GAGATCAGCCAAATCCAGCACCAGCAGGGCAGGTTGACTATACCAAGGCCTGGGAGGAGTACTACAAAAAAATGG GTCaagctgttcctgcccctgccgGGGCTCCTCCGGGCGGTCAGCCAGATTACAGTGCAGCATGGGCTGAGTACTACAGGCAGCAGGCAGCATATTACGCCCAGACAAGTCCACAGGGAATGCCACAACATCCTCCAGCACCACAG TGCAGGTTTGATCCAGCCAGTATAGAACTAGCTCTATAG